In Colletotrichum destructivum chromosome 8, complete sequence, the following proteins share a genomic window:
- a CDS encoding Putative glycoside hydrolase, family 43, Galactose-binding-like domain superfamily, producing the protein MRVSPLALAASLSLSGVNAALSIVPGATWTATNTGEHVQAHGAGIIEENGVYYMIGEEKTDGALFQAVNCYSSTNLIEWSFEGRLLSRTEEAGDLGPNRIIERPKVTKNDATGKYVLHLHVDSQDYKDARVGVATGDTVCGEYEYIRSFRPFDYQSRDIGIFKDDDGTGYLLTEDREYGTRIIKLTDDYLDVAEVTFGWEYFAESPALVKRNGTYFIFGSHLTGWNPNDNVYSYATSLSGPWSEWTEFAPVGSKTYSSQVSFVLPLGTDKAIYMGDRWHSTNLAASTYVWLPLQIEGTSVTLDWHDAWNVDVAAGTWSESTVTTEIEGETAALANGARVVDCSQCSGSSAAGYLGGDIDGTATFDFSVAGADRVTLIVNHKNGDKPSRYAAVSVNGKEQAVAFLSTSHLSTTGSSAVHVDLVEGENTVTFSRSEGWGPDVDQLVVPQ; encoded by the exons ATGCGTGTCTCGCCTCTTGCTCTGGCTGCTTCCCTCTCGCTGAGTGGTGTGAATGCCGCTCTCAGCATTGTTCCTGGGGCAACATGGACTGCC ACAAACACCGGTGAACACGTACAAGCCCACGGGGCCGGCATCAT CGAGGAAAATGGCGTCTACTACATGATCGGCGAGGAAAAGACCGACGGCGCCCTGTTCCAGGCGGTCAACTGCTACTCCTCGACCAACCTCATCGAATGGAGCTTCGAGGGCCGCCTCCTGAGCCGcaccgaggaggccggcgacctcggTCCGAACCGCATCATCGAGCGGCCCAAGGTCACCAAGAACGACGCGACCGGCAAATACGTCCTCCACCTGCACGTCGACTCCCAGGACTACAAGGACGCGCGCGTCGGCGTCGCAACGGGCGACACCGTCTGCGGCGAGTACGAGTACATCCGGAGTTTCCGCCCCTTTGACTACCAGAGCCGCGACATTGGCATCTTcaaggatgacgatggaACGGGATACCTCTTGACCGAAGAC CGCGAGTACGGAACCCGAATCATCAAACTCACAGACGACTATCTCGATGTTGCCGAGGTGACCTTTGGATGGGAATACTTCGCCGAGTCGCCGGCGCTGGTGAAGCGTAACGGCACTTACTTCATCTTTGGCTCTCACCTCACAGGCTGGAACCCCAACGACAAC GTCTACAGCTACGCCACGTCTCTCTCGGGCCCTTGGTCCGAATGGACCGAGTTCGCGCCCGTCGGCTCCAAGACCTACAGCAGCCAGGTCAGCTTCGTCCTGCCGCTGGGCACCGACAAGGCCATCTACATGGGCGACAGGTGGCACTCGACGAACCTCGCCGCCAGCACCTACGTCTGGCTCCCGCTGCAGATCGAGGGCACGTCGGTGACGCTCGACTGGCACGACGCGTGGAACGTCGATGTCGCGGCCGGCACCTGGTCCGAGTCCACCGTCACGACCGAGATCGAGGGCGAGACCGCGGCGCTGGCCAACGGCGCCCGCGTTGTCGACTGCTCCCAGTGCAGcgggtcctcggcggccgggtaTCTCGGCGGGGACATCGACGGCACCGCGACGTTCGACTTCAGCGTGGCCGGGGCCGACCGCGTCACGCTCATCGTCAACCACAAGAACGGCGACAAGCCCTCGCGGTACGCGGCGGTCTCGGTCAACGGCAAGGAGCAGGCGGTGGCTTTCCTGTCCACGTCGCATCTCTCTACCACTGGGAGCAGTGCCGTCCATgtcgatctcgtcgagggggaGAACACAGTCACGTTCTCGAGGTCGGAGGGCTGGGGGCCTGATGTCGACCAGCTTGTCGTTCCTCAGTAG